The sequence below is a genomic window from Actinokineospora baliensis.
GTCCATCATGGACAGTTTTCCCGCGCGCGGTGATCACGGGCGAGTGGTTCGACTCGCCCGTGTGCGCGGAGGTCACCGACTGCGGTGAGCGGGGGACAGGTCGAAAGACCTCGACGGCTTGACTCTCAACCGAAACACCCAAGCAGGCCAAGTCACGCGGCCGAACTCTGGTGGGCGGGGGCGTCTGGCCCTAGACTCGAAGGGCTTCCTCCAATTCCGGTTATCAGGCCAGTGGATGGGGTGAGCTTCGCGCGGCCTCCTGTTGCAGCAGGGGGCCGCGCTTGTGTTCGACTGTGATCAAACGAGAACCATGCCCTCACTCGAACGTGACAAAGCATGCCTCATCGAGCCCAGCGTTGTCGCATCGAGGTCGCGGCGTGTCGCCGAGCGGCCGAAGTTTTCAGCCCGACGGAGGTCGAGTTCAGCCGAACTGATGAGCGGGATGCTCGTCGCCGCCAGTTTCTGGTCGACCGAGGCAATCATGGGGAAACCCACGGTTGTCATGAATCCGCCGTCGGGCGGGAAATGTGTGACAAATGCTGGACACATCGCGCGAGCGCTATACGGGGGGGCAGGTTGGTCGTCACTGTAGGTGATTTTCTAGCGGTAAACATGACTCTGCATGGGCTGAACGGGTGTTGCGGTTTGGGGACCGTTCGGCGCACCGCCAGGGATCCGACCTGCTCTTGATCCGATCAGGGGCTGGCTCCCGTGGGACGACGGGAGCCAGCCGTCTGGTTACGGGTAGTTGTAGCCGAGGGTGTAGGAGCCGCTGCCTGTTACGGATTTGATCTGGTAGCGGTAGTAGCCCGCGGTTCCGGTGTAGGTGAGGGTTTCACTGGAGCCCGCTGTGGTCGCTTGGGCGACGGTGGGCCAGGTGGAGCCGTTCCATTTTTGGAGGTATAGGTCGTAGTTGGCGGAGGTGGGGCCGGTCAGGCAGGCTTTGTGGGCGCCTGCCACCGTGGTTTGGAAGAAGGAACCGTCGGGTTGGTATTGGGTGGCTCCGGTGGTGAGGGAGCCGGTTTTGGTGACCTTCATGCCCTGGCACGGTGTTTGTCCACCTGGGACGGTCAGGGTGTAGGTGGCCGGGGCGGTGGTGGCGCCTGTTGCCGAGGCGGTGATGGTGTAGGTGCCGGGGGCGGTTGCGGTGCCGACGTTGATGGTGAGGGTGCTGGACTGGCCCGCGGTGACGGCGGTGGGGGAGAACACGGCTGTGGTTCCGGCCGGGGCTCCGGTGGCGCTCAGGGTGAGCGTCGGGTTGCCGCTGATGGTGGGGGTTTGCAGGGTCGCCGTGGTCGAGGTGCCCTGGTTCACCGTGCCGGAGGTGGGTTGCAGTGCCAGGACGGGGGTGTTGCCGCCGCCGCTGGTGTTGTCGATGTCGTTGCGGATCTCGTTGTACACCAGGGTGATCCGGGTGCCCCAGTTCGGGCAGCCGCCCAGGTGGTGCAGGGCGATCACCTTGTGCGAGGAGCCCGCCAGGACCGGCGAACCCGAGTTGCCGCCCGAGGAATCGCAGCGGTAGCCGGTGTTGACCCCCGAGGACACCACGTCGATCTTGCAGGTGGCGCCGCCTTCGGACTCCTCGAACAGCGACATCCGCTTGGGCAGGACGTCGCCGTGGCCCGCGATGTAGATCCGCTCGTTGGCGGTCGGTTCGCGCACGTCCAGGTACAGCGTGCCGTACTGGCGGATGCTCTCGAAGTTGGTGACGCTGAACAGGGTGTAGTCCAGGTTCTGCAGCGAGCTGGTGCGGATCAGGTCCTGGCCCGCGACCTTGGTGCCGGTGCGCGGGTTGTTCCCGCCGCAGGTGGCGCACTGGTAGTCGAACTGGAACTCGCTGGAGCGCAGTTCCGCCGCGTCGGCGACGCAGTGCGCGTTGGTCAGCATCCGGTTGGTGTTGCCGACCCGCCACGCCGTGCACGAGCCGAGGCCGTTGACCAGCTGCCTGGCCACCGCGTGCGAGCGCGCGTACTCGGTGGGGTGGCTGTTCTGGTAGCAGACGACGTCCTTGCGCGCGTCGTTGCCGCACACGCTGAACGGCCGCGGGTTGTTCGCGGCGAACTCGGCCGCCCCGAAACCGCGGTCGTAGCGGGTGACCCGGGTGCCGTAGCCCTGCCGGGTCAGCCGGGCGCCGTCGCGGGCACCGGTGGCGTGCAGGGTGACCACCGCGGTGTCGCCGTCGATCGACATGGCCGCGAACCCGGGGCCGCCGTGCTCGGTGAAAGACGAGCCCTTCGACCGGTCGGCGTAGTAGGTGTAGACCTCGCGGCCGTCGGGGGACGCGACGGTCACGTAGTCACCGCCCACCAGTTTCAGCGGCGCGAAATGCACCTTCACATAACTGGCACCCGGTGCCGTGAACTCGGTGCGCCAGGAATTCCCAGTATTGCCATACCGGATCGCGGTGTTGGTGCTCTCACTGGCGCCGGTCGTGCTCACCGGGCTGGCCGCCGCCGGGGCCGGTGCGGGTTCGGCCAGGTCAGCGGCACCGGTGGGCGGTGCGGGGCCCACCACGGCGGCGACCAGCACAGCGGCCGGGACAAGCAGACGTCGAAGCATTCTCGCTCCTGGAGGCAGGGTATCCATTCAAAGAAAAGACTGCCCTGCCGCCAACACGTCCGGGGTCATCTCAGATCCCCATAACAGAATTCACTGGAAGATGGCGATCGGCCTGATCACCAGTTCCCCCGTGCCCGATTTCCACGATTGGACCTTGCCCAGGCAGCGCGCCTGGAACGGCCCGTCCGGGATCTCGTCGTCGCGCAGGCCGTCCTGGTGGCACTCGATGCGCACCTGCGGCCCCTCCTCCGGGTCGTCCGGGTCGCCGAACGGGGCCAGCAGGACCGTGCGCGACCCCGACTGCTCGGCGACCCGGAACGACCCGCGCACCGAGACGTAGTCGTTGATCGCGCGCAGCCGCACCGCCGCGCCGTCGTCGTGCACCCTGGTGAGCGCGGTGTTGCGCACGACGGTGCGCTTGCCGAGGTCGACGTGCACCACGCCGTCGGCGGCGCCGAGCACGTCGAGCAGGACGCCGATCACCGCGATCGGCTCTGCGGTGGTGATGTAGCGGCTGACCACCTCGCGCCCGCTGGTGCGCCCGCCGTCCACGCCGACGTCGCGGACCTTGAGCGCGATCTTGTGGTCCCGGTTGGTGCCGACCCGTTCCTCGACCTCGCGGCGCATCGCGTCGCCGTAGCCGCCGGACAGGTACAGGTCCATCACCGACTTCTCGTGCAGGTAGAAGGTCAACCCGGGCACCTCGCGCACCGGGGCGAAGCGCCGCCGCGACCGCCACGCCCACACCAGGGCGCCCAGCGCGACCACGACCGCCACCGCGGTGACCGCCCACACCAGCGCCCACGGCCACCACACCGACCACCACAGAGCCCTATCGACAGCCACGGATCTCCCTCACCGCCGCCTCCAGTGCCGCCTCGCTCGTCTCGACCACCCGTCCGCCGGTCGCCCTGGCCACCTCGCCCAGTTCCACCGGATCCGCCTCGCCCAAGGCGATCGCGTAGGTCGGCACCGGTCGTGCTCCGGCGCCGAGGAACTGCGCCGCGGTGATGCCCGCGTTGTTCTCCCCGTCGGTCATCAGCACCACCGACGCGTCACCGCGCACCGCCAGGTACCCCTGTTCCAGCGCGGACCAGATCGCCGTGCCCCGCCCGTCCGCCGGTGCCGCCAGCACCCCGGCCAGTGCGTCCACATCGGACTGACTGGTGACCGTGACCTCGTGCCGTTGCAGCACGGTGCCCGCGAAGCGCAGCACCGTGATCGTCTCCCCGACGTGGAACCTGGCGAAGCCGCCGGTGCCGGTCCCGCTGAGCGCCCGGAACGCCGCGCGCAGCCGCTCCACCCGGGGACCGGCCATCGAGGCGGAGTAGTCCAGCACGAACACCACCTGGTGGACCGCGCCGGAGGTCAGCCGCCGGTACGCGGCCAGCAGCGCGTCGAGGACCTCTTGCCGGTCGGGGAAGTAGAGCGCGTTGCCGATGGGCGC
It includes:
- a CDS encoding S1 family peptidase; its protein translation is MLRRLLVPAAVLVAAVVGPAPPTGAADLAEPAPAPAAASPVSTTGASESTNTAIRYGNTGNSWRTEFTAPGASYVKVHFAPLKLVGGDYVTVASPDGREVYTYYADRSKGSSFTEHGGPGFAAMSIDGDTAVVTLHATGARDGARLTRQGYGTRVTRYDRGFGAAEFAANNPRPFSVCGNDARKDVVCYQNSHPTEYARSHAVARQLVNGLGSCTAWRVGNTNRMLTNAHCVADAAELRSSEFQFDYQCATCGGNNPRTGTKVAGQDLIRTSSLQNLDYTLFSVTNFESIRQYGTLYLDVREPTANERIYIAGHGDVLPKRMSLFEESEGGATCKIDVVSSGVNTGYRCDSSGGNSGSPVLAGSSHKVIALHHLGGCPNWGTRITLVYNEIRNDIDNTSGGGNTPVLALQPTSGTVNQGTSTTATLQTPTISGNPTLTLSATGAPAGTTAVFSPTAVTAGQSSTLTINVGTATAPGTYTITASATGATTAPATYTLTVPGGQTPCQGMKVTKTGSLTTGATQYQPDGSFFQTTVAGAHKACLTGPTSANYDLYLQKWNGSTWPTVAQATTAGSSETLTYTGTAGYYRYQIKSVTGSGSYTLGYNYP